From Acidobacteriota bacterium, a single genomic window includes:
- a CDS encoding ATP-dependent Clp protease ATP-binding subunit, whose product MEKLVLLDPDQKSPRAAEFEDKLTARIVGQERAVRRMSGLFQIYLAGMNNPSRPIGTMLFLGPTGSGKTRVVEAAAEVLFGEPHSVVKIDCAEFQHSHEIAKLIGSPPGYLGHRETSPMLTQENLDKAHTDETKLTFVLFDEIEKASDSLWQLLLGILDKATLTLGDNRRVDFSKTIVIMTSNLGAREMSDMISGGIGFAPSKTGKAQEDNEIDTKIYRTALEAARRKFSPEFMNRIDKVVVFRSLKEHHLREILKIELRDVQARITESAGTKFVFECTDPAKEFLLSEGIDLKYGARHLKRAIERFLVYPLSNLVATEQVETGDLVLVDFDAAGEKLTFAKQSGKMIVNEVEDISIDDEPEKISDAVGLPLPQVQAAASGKGNKSNDES is encoded by the coding sequence ATGGAGAAACTGGTATTGCTCGATCCCGACCAAAAGTCGCCACGGGCAGCGGAGTTCGAGGACAAGCTGACTGCCCGCATCGTCGGTCAGGAACGCGCCGTCCGCCGTATGAGCGGTTTGTTTCAGATCTATCTCGCGGGGATGAACAACCCTTCGCGCCCGATCGGCACGATGCTCTTTCTCGGCCCGACCGGTTCCGGCAAAACGCGCGTCGTCGAGGCCGCGGCCGAAGTCCTGTTCGGCGAACCGCACTCGGTCGTCAAGATCGACTGCGCCGAATTCCAGCATTCGCACGAGATCGCCAAGCTGATCGGCTCGCCTCCGGGATATCTCGGCCATCGCGAAACTTCGCCGATGCTGACCCAGGAAAACCTCGACAAGGCGCACACGGACGAGACGAAACTGACGTTCGTGCTTTTCGACGAGATCGAGAAAGCTTCAGATTCGTTGTGGCAGTTGCTGCTCGGCATCCTCGATAAGGCGACGCTGACGCTCGGCGACAACCGTCGCGTCGATTTTTCGAAAACGATCGTCATTATGACTTCGAACCTCGGCGCGCGCGAGATGAGCGATATGATCTCGGGCGGCATCGGATTCGCCCCGAGCAAAACCGGAAAAGCGCAGGAAGACAACGAGATCGACACCAAGATCTATCGCACGGCGCTCGAGGCGGCCCGCCGCAAATTCTCGCCGGAGTTTATGAACCGAATCGATAAGGTCGTTGTTTTCAGGAGTTTGAAGGAACATCACCTGCGTGAGATCCTGAAGATCGAACTGCGGGATGTTCAGGCGCGGATCACGGAATCGGCCGGGACAAAATTCGTCTTCGAATGCACCGATCCCGCCAAAGAGTTCCTGCTCAGCGAGGGAATCGATCTCAAGTACGGCGCTCGGCACTTGAAACGCGCGATCGAACGGTTTTTGGTTTATCCGCTTTCGAATCTGGTTGCGACCGAACAGGTCGAGACGGGCGATCTCGTCCTCGTCGATTTTGACGCGGCGGGCGAAAAGCTGACGTTTGCAAAGCAGTCAGGCAAGATGATCGTCAACGAAGTCGAGGACATCTCGATCGACGACGAACCTGAGAAGATTTCGGACGCCGTCGGTCTCCCGTTGCCGCAAGTTCAGGCCGCGGCGAGCGGAAAAGGCAACAAGTCGAACGACGAAAGCTAA
- a CDS encoding inositol-3-phosphate synthase — MLVGLGAVSTTFVAGVEAIRKGTAKPIGSLTQMGTIRLGKRTDNRSPKIKDFVPLAALDDVVFGAWDIFPESAYDAALHAGVLEKGLVEELREQLQSLTPMPAVFSHNYVKRLNGTNIKQGANKMELAEQLMADIARFKAEKGCDRLVIVWAASTEIYLETSEVHESIEAFEKAMYDNDERIAPSMIYAYAAIKSGVPFANGAPNLSVDIPALTKLAEQNRVPICGKDFKTGQTLMKTIIAPGLKARVLGLDGWYSTNILGNRDGEVLDDPENFKTKEESKLSVLETILQPGQNPDLYGDISHVVRINYYPPRGDNKEGWDAIDIFGWLGYKMQIKIDFMCRDSILAAPLVLDLALFLDLAQRAGLKGVQEWLSFYFKAPQTAAGLYPEHDLFIQLKKLKNTLRHLMGEDLITHLGLDYYDEQ; from the coding sequence TTGCTGGTCGGGCTCGGGGCGGTCAGCACGACTTTTGTCGCGGGTGTCGAGGCGATCCGCAAGGGAACGGCGAAACCGATCGGCAGTTTGACGCAGATGGGCACGATCCGGCTCGGCAAACGGACCGACAACCGCTCGCCGAAGATCAAGGATTTTGTCCCTCTGGCCGCGCTTGACGACGTCGTTTTCGGCGCCTGGGACATTTTTCCCGAATCGGCCTATGACGCGGCGCTCCACGCCGGCGTGCTCGAAAAGGGACTCGTCGAGGAACTTCGCGAGCAACTTCAGTCGCTGACGCCGATGCCGGCCGTTTTTTCACACAACTACGTCAAGCGCCTGAATGGGACAAATATCAAGCAAGGCGCGAACAAGATGGAGCTTGCCGAACAGCTGATGGCGGACATCGCGCGGTTCAAGGCCGAGAAGGGCTGCGACCGGCTCGTCATCGTTTGGGCGGCATCGACCGAGATCTACCTTGAAACCTCGGAAGTTCACGAATCGATCGAAGCGTTCGAAAAGGCGATGTACGACAACGACGAACGCATCGCGCCGTCGATGATCTACGCCTACGCCGCGATCAAATCCGGCGTTCCGTTCGCCAACGGCGCGCCGAACCTTTCGGTCGACATTCCGGCGCTGACGAAACTCGCCGAACAGAATCGCGTCCCGATCTGCGGCAAGGATTTCAAGACTGGCCAGACATTGATGAAAACGATCATCGCGCCGGGACTGAAAGCGCGCGTGCTCGGACTCGACGGCTGGTATTCGACGAACATTTTGGGCAACCGCGACGGCGAAGTGCTCGACGATCCCGAAAATTTCAAAACAAAGGAAGAATCGAAACTTTCGGTGCTCGAGACGATCTTGCAGCCCGGGCAGAATCCGGACCTCTACGGTGACATCTCGCACGTCGTCCGGATCAACTATTACCCGCCGCGCGGCGACAACAAGGAAGGTTGGGACGCGATCGACATCTTCGGCTGGCTCGGCTACAAGATGCAGATCAAGATCGACTTTATGTGCCGCGATTCGATCCTCGCAGCGCCGCTCGTGCTCGATCTCGCGCTCTTTCTCGATCTCGCGCAGCGCGCCGGCCTCAAAGGCGTACAGGAATGGCTGTCATTCTACTTCAAGGCGCCGCAAACCGCGGCCGGGCTTTATCCGGAGCACGATCTGTTCATTCAGCTCAAGAAACTCAAGAACACGCTGCGCCATCTGATGGGCGAAGATCTGATCACGCATCTCGGGCTCGATTATTATGATGAGCAGTGA
- the glpK gene encoding glycerol kinase GlpK, whose amino-acid sequence MTYILALDQGTTSSRAIVFDRDSRVVSMAQRELTQIFPKSGWVEHDPVEIWESQVETAIEALEKAGLAAADIAGVGITNQRETTIVWDRATGAPVCNAIVWQDRRTSARCDAVRASHGDLIRAKTGLETDAYFSASKLEWILHNVEGVKARADRGELAFGTVDSWLIWNLTSEKAHLTDVSNASRTMLFNINSLDWDDKLLDLFDVPRSLLPRVTASSEVIGEIESVPALKGIPIAGNAGDQQAALFGQACFEPGLSKNTYGTGCFLLQNIGEKPIASKQRLLTTVAWKIGDRTEYALEGSVFIGGAVIQWLRDSLGIISTAADVEELANSVPDNGGVYFVPAFAGLGAPYWNQDARGTIVGLTRGTGRAHIARAALESIAFQSAELLEAMHADSGQQLLELRVDGGATKNDALLQFQSDLLQIPVVRSKVTETTALGAAYLAGLAVGYWKSTEDLRHHWQEDKRFEPRMSADASARLMAEWRVAVERTIS is encoded by the coding sequence ATGACCTATATTCTCGCCCTCGATCAGGGCACAACATCGAGCCGCGCGATCGTCTTCGATCGCGACAGCCGCGTCGTTTCGATGGCGCAGCGCGAATTGACGCAGATCTTCCCGAAAAGCGGTTGGGTCGAGCACGATCCGGTCGAGATCTGGGAAAGCCAGGTCGAAACAGCGATCGAAGCGCTTGAAAAGGCTGGGCTTGCGGCCGCCGATATCGCCGGCGTCGGAATCACGAACCAGCGCGAAACGACGATCGTCTGGGACCGCGCGACCGGTGCGCCCGTCTGTAACGCGATCGTCTGGCAGGATCGCCGGACATCGGCCCGCTGCGACGCTGTCCGTGCCTCGCACGGCGACTTGATCCGTGCGAAAACCGGGCTCGAGACGGACGCTTACTTCAGCGCCAGCAAACTCGAATGGATCCTCCACAACGTCGAGGGCGTCAAAGCGCGTGCCGACCGGGGTGAACTCGCTTTCGGCACGGTCGACAGTTGGCTGATCTGGAATCTTACATCCGAAAAAGCGCATTTAACGGATGTTTCAAACGCCTCTCGGACGATGCTCTTCAACATCAATTCGCTCGACTGGGACGACAAACTGCTCGACCTGTTCGATGTTCCGCGCAGTTTGCTCCCGCGCGTCACCGCGTCGAGCGAGGTTATCGGCGAGATCGAATCGGTTCCGGCGCTGAAGGGAATTCCCATCGCCGGAAACGCGGGAGATCAACAGGCGGCATTGTTCGGTCAGGCTTGTTTCGAACCCGGACTTTCGAAGAATACCTACGGGACGGGTTGTTTTCTGTTGCAGAACATCGGTGAAAAGCCGATCGCCTCGAAGCAGCGCCTGCTGACGACCGTCGCCTGGAAGATCGGCGATCGCACCGAATACGCGCTTGAGGGCAGCGTTTTCATCGGCGGCGCGGTGATTCAATGGCTTCGCGATTCACTCGGGATCATCAGCACCGCCGCGGACGTCGAGGAACTCGCGAACTCGGTTCCCGACAACGGCGGCGTCTATTTCGTTCCGGCCTTTGCCGGTCTCGGCGCGCCTTATTGGAATCAGGACGCGCGCGGGACGATCGTCGGACTTACCCGCGGCACAGGACGCGCGCACATCGCCCGGGCGGCGCTCGAATCGATCGCATTTCAGTCGGCGGAGCTTTTGGAAGCGATGCACGCCGATTCGGGGCAGCAGCTGCTCGAACTCCGCGTTGACGGCGGTGCCACAAAGAACGACGCCCTGCTCCAATTTCAGTCCGATTTGCTGCAGATTCCGGTCGTCCGTTCGAAGGTTACGGAGACGACCGCGCTCGGCGCCGCGTACCTCGCCGGTCTCGCGGTCGGCTATTGGAAATCGACCGAAGACTTGCGGCATCACTGGCAGGAAGACAAACGGTTCGAACCGCGAATGTCCGCGGACGCGTCGGCGCGGCTGATGGCGGAATGGCGTGTCGCTGTGGAGCGCACGATAAGTTAG